In Afipia sp. GAS231, a single window of DNA contains:
- a CDS encoding L,D-transpeptidase: MTRVLALLFAAVMVLAAAGQAQAQADMRDIMGGGPNFFNGGGGGASPIPRTTVNFSGQYAPGTILISTSERRLYLVLGNGQALRYGIGVGRDGFRWSGTHRITAKKEWPSWTPPSQMLARRPDLPRHMAGGIDNPLGARAMYLGSTLYRIHGSNEPETIGQAVSSGCFRMTNDDVTDLYGRVGIGTTVIVKN; this comes from the coding sequence ATGACCCGGGTTCTGGCTTTGCTGTTTGCGGCGGTGATGGTGCTGGCTGCGGCCGGCCAGGCGCAAGCCCAGGCTGACATGCGCGACATCATGGGCGGGGGTCCCAATTTCTTCAACGGCGGCGGTGGCGGAGCGAGCCCGATCCCGCGCACCACCGTGAATTTTTCCGGCCAATATGCGCCCGGCACCATTTTGATCAGCACCTCGGAACGCCGGCTCTACCTCGTGCTCGGCAACGGCCAGGCGCTGCGTTACGGCATCGGCGTCGGCCGCGACGGTTTTCGCTGGAGCGGCACCCACCGTATCACCGCGAAGAAGGAATGGCCGAGTTGGACCCCGCCGTCGCAGATGCTGGCGCGACGGCCCGACCTGCCGCGGCATATGGCCGGCGGCATCGACAATCCGCTCGGCGCGCGCGCGATGTATCTGGGATCGACGCTGTACCGCATCCACGGCTCCAACGAGCCCGAGACGATCGGCCAGGCGGTGTCATCCGGCTGCTTCCGCATGACCAATGACGACGTCACCGACCTCTATGGCCGCGTGGGCATCGGTACCACCGTCATCGTCAAGAACTGA
- a CDS encoding DUF2927 domain-containing protein, giving the protein MRTPCRSRFPATLAAALSVVTLGAVATPAAPAAEIPAIAQRQRTEKKIFTDSEIVEGFFKTAFGAEYHLAGRVDRIRKYDMPVRVFADGNRPDRKAQLAKIVADIGAKVQHLDIAMAASNDAANVLVKLVRDRDLNRTIATFYGSERAKEIRSSLDPQCLSGFRKNEKFEIEHSDVILTVDNGDFVFFDCGYEELLQSLGPINDTSTVPWTMFNDNVSMGYFDVYDQYILNLLYDPRVKAGMTVQDVKEVLPDVLTDVRVWVRKVNNLPE; this is encoded by the coding sequence ATGCGCACGCCCTGCCGATCCCGCTTTCCAGCAACCCTTGCGGCCGCTCTGTCCGTCGTCACGCTCGGTGCGGTGGCGACGCCGGCTGCGCCTGCCGCTGAAATTCCCGCCATCGCCCAGCGTCAGCGCACCGAGAAGAAGATCTTCACCGACAGCGAGATCGTCGAAGGCTTCTTCAAGACCGCGTTCGGCGCCGAATATCATCTCGCCGGCCGCGTCGACCGCATCCGCAAATACGACATGCCGGTGCGGGTGTTCGCCGACGGCAACCGTCCCGACCGCAAGGCCCAGCTCGCAAAAATCGTCGCCGATATCGGCGCCAAGGTTCAGCACCTCGACATCGCCATGGCCGCCAGCAACGACGCCGCCAACGTGCTGGTCAAGCTGGTGCGCGACCGCGACCTCAATCGCACCATCGCGACCTTCTACGGCAGCGAGCGCGCGAAAGAGATCCGCTCGTCGCTCGATCCGCAATGCCTGTCGGGTTTTCGCAAGAACGAGAAATTCGAGATCGAGCATTCCGACGTGATCCTCACCGTCGACAATGGCGACTTCGTTTTCTTCGATTGCGGCTATGAGGAGTTGCTGCAATCGCTGGGACCGATCAACGATACCTCGACGGTGCCCTGGACCATGTTCAACGACAATGTGTCGATGGGTTATTTCGACGTCTACGACCAGTACATCCTGAACCTGCTCTACGATCCCAGGGTCAAGGCCGGCATGACCGTGCAGGACGTCAAGGAAGTACTGCCCGACGTGCTGACCGACGTGCGCGTCTGGGTGCGCAAGGTCAACAACCTGCCGGAGTGA
- a CDS encoding LysR family transcriptional regulator: protein MNELPRTQALRCFITIAREGSVSRAATLLSLTQPAVSLQLKGLEESIGLQLFNRTSGGFTLTEAGAALLPLAHKAVSASSDFKTMAASLREQLRGTLRVGTILEPEFIRLGPFVRSLATSLQKTEVFLRYGMSDDVLTQIGKTELDVGYYIDAAPQESHASQALSERTIGDGKFQLAPLMRYDYRVIAPLAWRDKVLGKGWADLADLPWLATPLHSAHRRLTDDIFRTLGALPKRVAFTDQEEAVIDFVESGVCLGLARDGILDRITRTRDFVVADRVTLTCHLSFACLAARRHEDMIAHAFSAMQAVWNLTPSGTPSVPIETAKSRKGAARSRT, encoded by the coding sequence ATGAACGAGCTGCCGCGAACCCAAGCCCTGCGCTGTTTCATCACGATCGCCCGTGAAGGTTCGGTTTCACGCGCCGCCACGCTGCTCAGCCTGACCCAGCCGGCCGTCAGCCTGCAGCTCAAGGGCCTGGAAGAAAGCATCGGCCTTCAGCTCTTCAACCGGACGTCCGGCGGCTTTACCCTGACCGAAGCCGGCGCCGCGTTGCTTCCGCTGGCGCACAAGGCGGTATCGGCGTCATCGGACTTCAAGACGATGGCGGCCTCGCTCCGGGAGCAGCTACGGGGAACCTTGCGCGTCGGCACTATTCTGGAGCCCGAGTTCATCCGGCTTGGACCGTTCGTGCGCAGCCTCGCCACCTCGCTGCAGAAGACCGAAGTCTTCCTGCGCTACGGCATGAGCGACGATGTGCTGACGCAGATCGGCAAAACCGAGCTCGATGTCGGATATTATATCGACGCCGCGCCCCAGGAATCCCATGCGTCGCAGGCTTTATCCGAGCGCACCATCGGCGACGGCAAATTCCAGCTCGCGCCGCTGATGCGTTACGACTACCGCGTGATCGCCCCGCTGGCATGGCGCGACAAGGTTTTGGGCAAGGGCTGGGCCGACCTTGCCGATCTGCCGTGGCTCGCAACGCCGCTCCATTCGGCGCACCGGCGGCTCACCGACGATATCTTCCGCACCCTTGGCGCGCTGCCGAAGCGCGTGGCCTTCACCGACCAGGAAGAGGCCGTGATCGACTTCGTCGAGTCCGGCGTCTGTCTCGGCCTCGCCCGCGACGGCATTCTCGATCGCATCACCCGCACGCGGGATTTCGTAGTTGCCGACAGGGTGACGCTGACCTGCCACCTCTCCTTTGCCTGCCTGGCGGCGCGTCGCCATGAAGACATGATCGCGCACGCCTTTTCGGCAATGCAGGCGGTGTGGAATTTGACGCCGTCCGGCACGCCGTCGGTGCCGATCGAAACGGCGAAATCACGCAAGGGCGCGGCGCGGTCACGAACATGA
- a CDS encoding isovaleryl-CoA dehydrogenase, which yields MIPNAYRMFNFDLGETADAIRETVHAFSSNEIAPRAAEIDKSNQFPRDLWPKIGALGLHGITVEEEYGGSGLGYLEHCIAVEEMSRASAAVGLSYGAHSNLCVNQIRRNGNEAQKRKYLPKLISGEHVGSLAMSEPGAGSDVVSMKTRADKKGDRYVLNGSKMWITNGPEADTLVVYAKTDPEAGPRGMTAFIIEKGMKGFSTAQKLDKLGMRGSDTCELVFEDCEVPEDNVLSEVGRGVNVLMSGLDYERAVLAAGPIGIMQACMDVVLPYVHERKQFGQPIGTFQLVQGKLADMYTTMNASRAYVYAVAKACDRGETTREDAAGAILYAAEKATQCALDAIQLLGGNGYINDYPTGRLLRDAKLYEIGAGTSEIRRMLIGRELFDKSA from the coding sequence ATGATTCCCAACGCGTACCGGATGTTCAATTTCGATCTCGGCGAGACCGCGGATGCGATTCGCGAGACCGTCCATGCCTTCTCGAGCAACGAGATCGCGCCGCGCGCCGCCGAAATCGACAAGAGCAACCAGTTTCCGCGCGATCTCTGGCCCAAGATCGGCGCGCTCGGCCTGCACGGCATCACCGTGGAAGAGGAGTATGGCGGGAGCGGTTTGGGCTATCTCGAACATTGCATCGCGGTGGAAGAAATGTCGCGGGCGTCTGCCGCGGTCGGGCTGTCCTACGGCGCCCATTCCAACCTCTGCGTCAACCAGATCCGCCGCAACGGCAACGAGGCGCAGAAGCGCAAATATTTGCCAAAGCTGATTTCGGGCGAGCATGTCGGATCATTGGCGATGTCGGAACCCGGCGCCGGCTCCGACGTGGTGTCGATGAAGACCCGCGCCGACAAGAAGGGCGACCGTTACGTCCTCAACGGCAGCAAGATGTGGATCACCAACGGACCGGAGGCCGACACGCTGGTGGTCTATGCCAAGACCGATCCGGAAGCCGGCCCGCGCGGCATGACCGCCTTCATCATCGAAAAGGGCATGAAGGGATTTTCCACCGCGCAGAAGCTCGACAAGCTCGGCATGCGCGGCTCCGACACCTGCGAACTGGTGTTCGAGGATTGCGAGGTGCCGGAAGACAACGTGCTCAGTGAAGTCGGCCGCGGCGTCAACGTGCTGATGTCCGGTCTCGACTACGAGCGCGCGGTGCTGGCGGCGGGGCCGATCGGCATCATGCAGGCCTGCATGGATGTCGTGCTGCCCTATGTCCACGAGCGCAAGCAGTTCGGCCAGCCGATCGGCACCTTCCAGCTGGTGCAGGGCAAGCTCGCCGACATGTACACCACCATGAACGCCTCGCGCGCCTATGTGTATGCGGTGGCAAAGGCCTGCGATCGCGGCGAGACCACGCGCGAGGACGCTGCCGGCGCGATCCTCTACGCCGCCGAAAAGGCGACGCAATGCGCGCTCGACGCCATCCAGTTGCTCGGCGGCAACGGCTACATCAACGACTATCCGACCGGGCGCCTGTTGCGCGACGCCAAGCTCTATGAAATCGGCGCCGGCACCAGCGAAATCCGGCGCATGCTGATCGGCCGCGAGCTGTTCGACAAGTCGGCGTAA
- a CDS encoding cytochrome P450: MHGTIELSGDSHLRAARDKANSLPLAEFDVSHPELYRTDSFWPYFDRLRREDPVHYCKDSMFGPYWSVTKYNDIMDIETNHAVFSSAASLGGITVRDVDPDLRRESFIAMDQPRHSAQRKTVAPMFTPTHLDQLAINIRKRSAECLDNLPKNEVFDWVDKVSIELTTQMLAVLFDFPWEDRRKLTRWSDVATTLPGPDGVVATEDERQAELMECAQYFGRLWKERINQPPKSDLLSMMAHSDATRDMDPKNFLGNLILLIVGGNDTTRNTLSGSIYALAKNPDQYKKLRENHALIDSFVPEVIRWQTPLAHMRRTALSDFEFRGRQIKKGDKVVMWYVSGNRDEDVIDRPYDFIIDRARPRTHISFGFGIHRCVGIRLAELQLKIIWEEILKRFDNIEVVGEPKRVYSSFVKGYETLPVRIAG, from the coding sequence ATGCACGGAACGATCGAACTATCCGGGGATTCGCACCTGCGAGCCGCGCGCGACAAGGCCAATTCGCTGCCGCTCGCCGAGTTCGACGTCAGCCATCCCGAACTCTACCGCACCGACTCGTTCTGGCCGTATTTCGACCGGCTGCGCCGCGAAGACCCGGTGCATTACTGCAAGGACAGCATGTTCGGGCCGTATTGGTCGGTGACCAAGTACAACGACATCATGGACATCGAGACCAACCATGCGGTGTTCTCCTCGGCGGCCTCGCTCGGCGGCATCACCGTCCGCGACGTCGATCCCGACCTGCGCCGGGAAAGCTTCATCGCCATGGACCAGCCGCGCCACTCGGCGCAGCGCAAGACCGTGGCGCCGATGTTCACGCCGACCCATCTGGATCAGCTCGCGATCAATATCCGCAAGCGCTCGGCCGAATGCCTCGACAACCTGCCGAAGAACGAAGTGTTCGACTGGGTCGACAAGGTCTCGATCGAACTGACCACGCAGATGCTGGCCGTGCTGTTCGACTTCCCCTGGGAAGACCGCCGCAAGCTGACGCGCTGGTCCGACGTCGCCACCACTTTGCCCGGCCCGGACGGTGTCGTCGCCACCGAGGACGAGCGCCAGGCCGAACTGATGGAATGCGCGCAGTATTTTGGCCGGCTCTGGAAGGAGCGGATCAACCAGCCGCCGAAGAGCGACCTGCTGTCGATGATGGCGCACAGCGACGCCACCCGCGACATGGACCCGAAGAATTTCCTGGGCAATCTGATCCTGTTGATCGTCGGCGGCAACGACACCACCCGCAACACGCTGTCGGGCAGCATCTACGCGCTAGCCAAGAATCCGGATCAGTACAAGAAGCTGCGCGAAAACCACGCGCTGATCGACAGCTTCGTTCCGGAAGTGATCCGCTGGCAGACGCCGCTCGCCCATATGCGCCGTACCGCGTTGTCCGATTTCGAGTTCCGCGGCCGCCAGATCAAGAAGGGCGACAAGGTGGTGATGTGGTACGTCTCGGGCAACCGCGACGAGGACGTGATCGACCGCCCCTACGACTTCATCATCGACCGCGCCCGGCCCCGCACCCATATCTCGTTCGGCTTCGGCATCCACCGTTGCGTCGGGATCCGGCTGGCGGAGCTGCAATTGAAGATTATCTGGGAAGAGATCCTCAAGCGGTTCGACAATATTGAGGTGGTGGGCGAGCCGAAGCGGGTATATTCCAGCTTCGTCAAGGGCTACGAGACCCTGCCGGTTCGGATTGCCGGCTGA
- a CDS encoding cytochrome P450, with amino-acid sequence MNVQTTIRADRTELLRAAREEAYSTPLKDFHPGAPKLFQNDTLWPWFERLRKEEPVHYCTNAPIEPYWSVTKYNDIMHVDTNHGIFSSDSTLGGISIRDVPPGYDYPSFIAMDQPKHSSQRKTVSPMFTPTHLDELAKLIRERAIKVLDNLPRNETFNFVERVSIELTTQMLATLFDFPFEERRKLTRWSDVSTALPKSGVVESAEQRRQEMDECAAYFTRLWNERVNAPPRNDLISMMAHSDATRHMDPDNLMGNIILLIVGGNDTTRNTMSGSVLALNEHPDQYQKLRDNPDLIDTMVPEVIRWQTPLAHMRRTALVDTELHGKKIKKGDRVVMWYVSGNRDEEGIDRPEEFIIDRPRPRTHLSFGFGIHRCVGMRLAELQLKIVWQEMLKRFDRIEVVGEPKRVYSSFVRGIEQLPVRIPA; translated from the coding sequence ATGAACGTCCAGACAACCATCAGAGCCGACAGGACTGAGCTTCTGCGCGCCGCGCGCGAAGAGGCCTATTCGACGCCCCTGAAGGACTTTCATCCCGGCGCGCCAAAACTGTTCCAGAACGACACGCTGTGGCCGTGGTTCGAGCGGCTGCGCAAGGAAGAGCCGGTGCATTACTGCACCAATGCACCGATCGAGCCCTACTGGTCGGTGACCAAGTACAACGACATCATGCATGTCGACACCAACCACGGCATCTTCTCGTCGGACTCCACGCTCGGCGGCATCTCGATCCGCGACGTTCCGCCCGGCTACGACTATCCAAGCTTCATCGCGATGGACCAGCCAAAACACTCGTCGCAGCGCAAGACGGTGTCGCCGATGTTCACGCCGACGCATCTGGACGAGTTGGCAAAACTGATCCGCGAACGCGCGATTAAAGTTCTCGACAACCTGCCGCGCAACGAGACCTTCAATTTCGTCGAGCGGGTGTCGATCGAACTGACCACCCAGATGCTGGCGACCTTGTTCGACTTCCCGTTCGAGGAGCGCCGCAAGCTGACGCGCTGGTCTGATGTCTCGACCGCGCTGCCCAAAAGCGGCGTCGTCGAATCCGCCGAGCAGCGCCGCCAGGAAATGGACGAATGCGCCGCCTATTTCACCAGGCTGTGGAACGAGCGCGTCAATGCGCCGCCGCGCAACGATCTGATCTCGATGATGGCGCACAGCGACGCGACGCGGCACATGGACCCTGACAATTTGATGGGCAACATCATCCTCTTGATCGTCGGCGGCAACGATACCACCCGCAACACCATGAGCGGTTCGGTGCTGGCGCTGAACGAGCATCCCGACCAGTACCAGAAGCTGCGTGACAACCCTGATCTGATCGACACCATGGTGCCGGAAGTGATCCGCTGGCAGACGCCGCTGGCGCATATGCGCCGCACCGCGCTGGTCGATACCGAGCTTCATGGCAAGAAGATCAAAAAGGGCGACCGGGTCGTGATGTGGTACGTCTCCGGCAACCGCGACGAGGAAGGCATCGACAGGCCGGAAGAATTCATCATCGACCGTCCCCGGCCCCGCACCCACCTGTCGTTCGGCTTCGGCATCCACCGCTGCGTCGGCATGCGGCTCGCCGAGCTGCAGCTCAAGATCGTGTGGCAGGAAATGCTGAAGCGTTTCGACCGCATCGAGGTGGTCGGCGAGCCGAAGCGGGTCTATTCCAGCTTCGTCCGCGGCATCGAACAGTTGCCGGTCCGCATTCCGGCCTAG
- a CDS encoding TetR family transcriptional regulator, whose translation MIDQLGQGRQDFSAADVAAAAGVSQRTVYQYFPDREAQINAVIAALDERLAHEVAGPRSLDEISPFAEQLIRLGASHVREMRAQIAGGLASEVRARRRRSRDRAVALAVGAGCDDPKAARLASAAINVLTSAEISLGMIDRFGIEGDDLIGTHTWIIRTLVEAIKRGDLPAPAENIHS comes from the coding sequence ATGATCGACCAGCTTGGTCAGGGCAGGCAGGACTTTTCGGCCGCCGATGTCGCTGCCGCCGCGGGGGTATCGCAGCGCACGGTCTACCAGTATTTTCCGGACCGGGAGGCGCAGATCAACGCCGTGATCGCTGCGCTTGACGAGCGTCTGGCGCATGAAGTGGCCGGCCCGCGCAGCCTTGACGAAATTTCGCCATTTGCCGAGCAGCTGATCCGGCTCGGCGCGTCGCATGTCCGAGAGATGCGGGCCCAGATTGCCGGGGGGCTCGCGAGCGAGGTAAGGGCGCGGCGACGGCGGTCACGCGACCGCGCGGTGGCATTGGCAGTGGGCGCGGGGTGCGACGATCCCAAGGCCGCCCGGCTGGCCTCGGCCGCGATCAACGTATTAACAAGCGCCGAGATTTCGTTGGGAATGATCGATCGTTTCGGCATCGAGGGTGACGACCTGATCGGCACCCACACATGGATCATCAGGACACTGGTCGAGGCGATCAAGCGGGGCGATCTGCCGGCGCCTGCGGAGAACATCCACTCCTGA
- a CDS encoding cupin domain-containing protein — protein sequence MTQGVQEVIVVPKGEATEVFDVLGERISVLVDRKHTGGHEVVLHVGVEGAGPPPHFHAWDEDFYVINGEIEFSYQGKAVTLGSGGFIHFPAGTPHAFRHVSKGATALGISSPSGATKFFAAMDLNKSEPPDFAKMTAVARDHGVEVVGPSA from the coding sequence ATGACGCAAGGGGTGCAAGAGGTAATCGTCGTCCCCAAGGGCGAGGCGACGGAGGTGTTCGACGTGCTGGGAGAGCGCATCTCCGTGCTGGTGGACCGGAAGCACACCGGCGGCCATGAGGTGGTGCTGCATGTCGGGGTCGAGGGCGCGGGACCGCCGCCGCATTTTCATGCCTGGGATGAAGATTTCTATGTGATCAACGGCGAAATCGAATTCAGCTATCAGGGCAAAGCCGTGACGTTGGGCTCGGGCGGCTTCATTCACTTTCCGGCCGGCACCCCGCATGCCTTCCGCCATGTCAGCAAGGGGGCCACGGCCCTTGGGATCTCGTCCCCTTCCGGCGCGACCAAATTCTTTGCGGCCATGGATCTCAACAAGAGCGAGCCTCCCGATTTTGCGAAGATGACCGCGGTCGCCCGCGATCATGGCGTCGAAGTCGTCGGACCGTCAGCTTGA
- a CDS encoding LysR substrate-binding domain-containing protein, which translates to MDLRQLRTFSCVAELGSLSKASDTLRVAQPALSRQIKLLEHELRAELFTRNGRGMVLTEAGRLLLGRTAGIVRQIDQIRDDIQSSGGPPSGRVVLGLVPTVSCVLSARLARRTVESFPGISLCIVESYSGHLMEWLHRGEMDLAVIYGPSSDLHLTVQSLGRDDIVAVGPRGSGLAQKKQIDIAWLLRQRLVLPSHSHGLRALIEHAAAKKKLKLDVQVEADSFRVLTSLVEEGLGYTLLPPSSVRLEVADGRLETARISRPAPSRELTLASPLDHPGSKAITLITTLLRDEIRACCAEGLWEITLA; encoded by the coding sequence ATGGATCTGCGTCAGCTCAGAACGTTCAGTTGCGTGGCTGAACTCGGCAGCCTCAGCAAGGCGTCCGATACGTTGCGGGTGGCGCAGCCCGCACTCAGCCGTCAGATCAAGCTGCTCGAGCATGAATTGCGGGCCGAACTCTTTACCCGGAACGGCAGGGGCATGGTGCTGACCGAAGCCGGCCGCCTTCTGCTGGGGAGAACGGCGGGCATCGTCCGGCAGATCGACCAGATCCGCGACGATATCCAGTCCTCGGGAGGACCGCCGTCCGGGCGCGTGGTGCTGGGGCTGGTTCCGACCGTAAGCTGCGTGCTTTCGGCGCGGCTTGCCCGGCGCACCGTCGAAAGCTTCCCCGGCATTTCCCTGTGCATCGTGGAGAGCTACAGCGGACACCTGATGGAATGGCTGCACCGCGGCGAGATGGATCTGGCGGTCATCTATGGGCCGTCGAGCGATCTGCATTTGACGGTGCAGAGCCTCGGCCGCGACGACATCGTGGCGGTGGGGCCGCGCGGCAGCGGATTGGCGCAGAAGAAGCAGATCGATATCGCCTGGCTGCTTCGGCAGCGGCTGGTGCTGCCAAGTCATTCGCACGGGCTCCGGGCGCTGATCGAGCACGCAGCGGCGAAGAAGAAATTGAAGCTCGACGTGCAAGTGGAAGCCGATTCCTTCCGGGTCCTCACCAGCCTGGTCGAAGAAGGGCTGGGATACACGCTGCTGCCGCCGTCGTCGGTACGCCTGGAGGTCGCCGACGGCCGGCTGGAAACGGCCAGGATTTCCAGGCCGGCGCCAAGCCGCGAATTGACCCTTGCCTCGCCGCTCGACCATCCGGGCTCGAAAGCGATCACGCTCATCACCACGCTTCTCCGCGACGAAATCCGCGCTTGCTGTGCCGAAGGGCTCTGGGAAATCACGCTGGCCTGA